ATCAATCAAAAGGGAGGGCAAAAAAAATGGAGGGAAATGAATGAAGGGGCCAGGAAAACGACCTCTGACCTCCCTACTTCTTTTATGTTAATGCGGCAGAAGGGGAGATGCACCGCTAGCTCCCACAGCTAGCCCCTCACGTCTCAACTAATTAAGCATGTTTAATTAAGTGGGCCCCTAGCAGCTTAGCACACTGATTAGCATTATTAGCCCAGCAACCATTCTTAAAATTATCACAAGAAAAGGATATGCAGTGTACATGAAATGAAAGACCTGAGTTTCTGTTGCGCCTCCCCTTTTTTTGTTTGCTTATTTACTTCTTTGTATATGTAGTGTCCACAGTTTTGTCTCACATCCAAGAATCCGCGTCTAATTTTAATCTTCATGAGTGGCGGAAATTTTTGGGCCTGTGGCATGGCTCCAGCAGATCCATGCTGGAGATGAAGTTTGCAAAATAgattaaaatatttatatttttattttaatctaaaATAAAAAGTATAATAACTCAGCAAAACTtttttgatttatttacaattcTAACTCCCAGAATTACTTGAGCTGGATATGAGCAGCTTTGTAAACTTTATAAATTTTTCGGAGTTGGAGCTATACAAACACGCCCAATGTGTCATTTAATTATCTCTGTTCTTGCCCAAAACGAGTTGCCCCAAACACGCACCGGTGAGTTCTGACTGAGCAAATTCATATTGGAATGATTTGCAAAAATTACTCTTTCAGTTACTTTCAATTAGCACCTTGTTTGATTCACCATTTTTATGTGACCCCTACCCCGAAAAGAGATTTTTTTCTGAACAAAAGCACACACGAAAAAGAGGAAAACGTGTAGAGAAAAGACATTAATCCTATGCAAGGAAagcgagaaaaagaaaaggaggtcCAAATATAAAAAAGACTTTGCCTTTTTTCTATTCCAAATTCTCTTTCCCCCATCTCTTCTTCTCCACAGTCCACACTGTTCACCTCGTCTCCCCCCTCTCCTCGATCCCCAAATCCCGAATTGACCAGCCCAAATCGGCGCCCGCATGGAGTGGACGGCCCCGAAGCCCGCCGCTTCGCCCTCctcgcctcccctgctctgggACTGGGGCAaccacgccgccgcgggctcggGCTGCTCCGGCGACGCgccagcgcggcgcggcgggaagGAGCGGGAGGCGAAGCGTACCAAGGGCGAGGAAGGCGGGGGAGCGGAAGTTAGGTGCCAGGTCGAGGGGTGCGGGCTGGAGCTCGGCACGGCCAAGGACTACCACCGGAAGCACCGCGTCTGCGAGGCCCACACCAAGTGCCcccgcgtcgtcgtcgccggccaggAGCGCCGCTTCTGCCAGCAGTGCAGCAGGTCGGTGCTCTTCTTGCTTTCGATTGCTCCCCGGAGCTCTTTGCTCTGCTCTCGCGTGCTCTGGTTGACCTCTGCGGAGCTACGCTGCGACTGCTCTCCTTTCTTCTTTGATGATTACTTCCTGCGAGGATGGGTCGCGCTGCTACGCTGCAATAATCGCGTGATTAGTTGATTGATTTGCGCAAGCATGTGTTGTACGTGCTCTTTTGTGTTGTGGCTGTGTAAGACTGCGTGTGCTGTTGTGCGTTTTTTTGGTACGGAGCTGCGTTTTTCCTGTTCTGGCAACGATGCTGCCTTTCCACTATTAGTACTGCTGTACGTGTGGAGAATCGTACGCATGGGTAAAAGTAAAATGGCTGTGCAACAATGCTTGTTTCCCCTTTCCAGTTTTGGTATGGCTCTCTATATATGTGTATGCTTTTGGGATGAGCTTTTTGGTGGCCTGTGTCTATCTTGATTCTGTTACTGTATCTAAATTGCAGGCATATCTTTTGTTTGCACTTTTACATGGCAATTGACCATATGTCCAAGAATGTATGTTTGGTTTTGCTGATTGCTTGGGTTTTGATGATCCAGGTTCCATGCTCTGTCCGAGTTTGATCAGAAGAAGAGGAGCTGCAGGAGGCGTCTGTCTGATCACAATGCCCGCCGGCGGAAGCCTCAGCCAGATGCATACGCCTTTGCCTCTGCGAGGCTGCCTTCATCATTGTTTGGTAATTTTTCATGTCTTAATAGTGTTTGCCATTTGCCATCTGTGGACACTGGCTGAGTTTCATCTGCAAGTATAACATTGGAACTAGATGTGTGAAACTTGTGCAAATGGAAAGTTTTCTATCTTTGATACTTGATAATAAGTTGTCTGACAGTTATGCTTCTTAATGGAATTGAATGCAAATTGAGCATGAGATTTTAGAATATAATGATTAGTAATGTATGTCATGTATTATATAAGTTGGATTGTCATGTTTCAGCTATTCTACCTTACCTCCTGTTTATAAAATTAAATGTTCTTATCCCTGAATTTTTCTGCCACTGCAGATGATAGGCGGCAAATAAGTTTTGTCTGGAATAGAGCTCCTCTTAGCCATGTAAGACCTTTCACTTCTCCATGTGACAGCTCATCTGACTTCAAGCTCTCACATGCCAAAGAAATAAGTGAGCTATCAACAAAAGTTGGGACGATAACTGGACAAGTTCATTTTGATAAATCTCACCTGTCCAATGCCATTCCAACACTTAGCCATGGCAAAGATGAGCTGTTGCCAATGAAAGGTTTGGTTTTCTTGACGTTATTCTTACCTAAGGCAGAAATGTATTCGTCAATGAAGAAGCTGCTATTTGCTTTGTCACGTGGTTCACCACATTTGTTTacaaaaatatgtaaaaaaatATCTGGCTTAGTGGGACCTTACTTAAAACATCTAGGACAATTGATACATAAAATGAACTATTTGGGCGTTCCCTCATCACTGCCAAGTCTTGCAGAGATAGTGCTGAATTTTCATTGCAGAAgtttgtgaatttgtcaataTATTTGTAGCTGTTCATATGATTTAGCCTACCTAGAACAGTTGGTGGAACAAAGAATGCTCAACGCCTTGGCATAACTCTACTCATGCTGGGCTATTGGATGTTTTATTGTTGATTACAGTATTCTTTAGTCTGTAAATGTACTCCCAGAAAAAGAACATGTTGCAATTATTGCATTACCAAGTGCATTATCCAAACACTTGATTGAGTGGGACTTAAGGAAAATAGAATATGAATATCATTTTCTCTGAAACAATCTTGGGACTTGATCATTAGTGATGTTGAAGTTTTGAGCGTCAAGAAAAGGAGTAGTCCATTTTTCACCATTATCATATATGGTAATATTATTTTGTTTGTTTAGTTTCCTGTGTCATATATTACTGAAGTTCTTGATCACTATTGATATAAGGCAGTCCTTGTGTCTGCATGTGGATGATGTAGAAACTTAATTCTGCATTCAAGAAATTACTAAGAAACTAAATGTCTTTCACTGGAGCCGGTTGCACCTACATTTTTTCTGGGATGATAGTATTTAGTGTAACAATTATGAGCATCAGAATTAGAAATCCTAATTGTCTTGAGTTCTGCTTAATATTCATGCTAGTTTGGCAAACCATATGATTTCATTTGCCAGTCCAGAGACTTCTGCATCATGATGTTTTTTGTTGTCCTGATTTCAATGGGGGGATAACATGGTTTGAGCAATTGGTTATGCAGGTCCGGACACATCAATAACTGCTTCAAAATTCGATGGAGCACCGGATCTTCAGCGTGCTCTCTCTCTTCTGTCAGCTGGCTCTTGTGGATTCCCCGATCCTGTACCGCAAGCATCTTGCCTTATCCAGTTCACTGGTGCCAGTGAGAACAGCGGTGACCTTCACTTATCGCATGGAGGGAACTCTGGTCCAGCTTCATGTGCCGATGAACAGCATGTAGCACCTCAGCCTCAGCTGGTTCGTTTTACCATGGATACCAGTAGCAATGTCTATGAGCCCACTTTCTTCGGTGTAAACCAGATAAATTAAGGTGTGAAAGACGCACACCACTTCATTTGGATAAATTGCCACAAAGATGGCCTGGGGTCTTGCAAGTTCTTCAACCATCTGCGAGGGATCAAGATCTATGTTAAATGCTATCTACATATTTATTGGCCATCCCTGAAGGCCTGAACTAAGTTGAACTGAGCGTAGGCCAGCTTGTGTTGAATATGCAGTTCCAACCTGTGATTGATCCATTCTTTTCTGTTCCTTTTTGCCCCCCGTGATTTGACTACTTGGAACTTTTTTTAAGTGTGATATTGTAATTTTACACTTGTATAATACTACTGTCAACTGTTGGATATCTTCGTAGCTGTCCTTGATGACTCTGGACATGTATTTTCGTGTGTATAAGTTTCTACAAcgttttttttctatttaaaaCTGGCTGTTGGTTCAATACTGGCTTGATTCAAATATTAGAGTGGTTTCAACCCCAGCCTCAGATACTTGTTTTTTATTAATATCGTCGACGAACAAATTATCGAATTCCaagcaaagaaatcaatcttgtCCCCTCTAATCAAACATATATTTTTATCAGGAAAAGAGAAGTCGTATAGCACATGTTTGCAGAATGTCACGATCACAGTTCTCCCAATACAAGCCTTGCTTGTCCCACATGAGTATGTGGCTGAGATCCGATGTCTCAGTGCAACTAGCCAGACTAGCCGCAAGACTTCTTGGCATGTTCTGGTTTCCAAGCAGGAGCCACCAACCGAATTGCTTAGAAATAAAATTTCTCCATGGCCGGCACACAATGCACACAGGTATGGACCAAGTCCATCTTTGACTTCGGCAATATATGGACGCAGACACAGGATAACCAAACCAAAGTCATGTCATTTGGAAGCGCAGAGAATAGCAAAACAGTAATAAACGCAGATCAACACCGAAGAAGGGCGCTGAAACTTTGAAATCAGGCAAACTTGTGCGAGTGCAAGAACAAGCAGATGTTTATTAACATAGGAAAGCTCCATTAGATCTTTGTTAACATACAAGGCAATATCACCTATACTTTCAGAAGAGATAACTTCAGCTGTGCAACATACACAAGATAGAATGCAACAACACAGAAGCTCAAATCCTGGGGGCTTCAGCGCAGATCCCTAGCACTGATGCGGTGAACACATTGAGATAGGCTCTTCCTCCTTTCTTCCATCAATTCTCCTCATCTAGCCACCACTTTCCACTTCAGTCGGTGGTCATGGGTTGAGACATACAGCAGCGGAAGCGTGCTTTACGCACATTGCTCACAATCTCCATCTCAGCACTCTCAAGCATGCAGACGATCTCAGTAAATGGTGGGCGAACTTCAGGGTTCGCATCCCAGCAGCGAGTCATAATGTGGGTTAGAGAAGGCAGGCAGTCTTGAGGGATTACTGGACGAGCACCCTTATTTACAACAGCGAAAGCTGCCTGAACAGCTGTCATGTTTGTGAAGGGAAGCATGCCGGTTATAAGTTCccacaaaacgatcccaaagcTATAGACATCAACTTTATGATCATAGGGCCTGTGCTGGATCATTTccctgcaaaaagaaaaaaaaggccaaACACCAAATCATTTACTATACACACAATATAACACTGAATTATCGCTAAAAAATCCAAATTATAGAAGCAACAATCTGCGAAAGAGGCAGTGGTAAGCTGAACGCTCATctccagtttttttttatgtAAGCAATAACATTTAGACCACGTATACAAAAGGAAAATAACTTTCTGCTATTATTGTTATTGGTATAGTCACCCACCCACCCTCCCCCTGATGTGGACAAAATATATGCGAGTGTGCAACGTCAGCAATAGTTTTGCATTAAATAAGATGACTCACATTCTGTACAGCCAAAAGATGGAAACTGGGCACACAAGTCTCACCACATTGATAGCTATGAAGTTAGTCTGTCTACTGTCATGCGTAAGCATGCAAGTCAATCCCACAAACATGATTCAATTGATTGGATATGCAACAATATATTGATAATCTAATGAAAAAATTGGACAGTGTTGCATAATTGATAGATAAATAATACAATTCAAGTGACCCAGAAGGCTGCTATGCAGCATGTATAATTGAGTGCAATCAGTCAGACTATCCAAGTAAACAAACGTCAGGAATTGTAATTGCGACTATTCAACTTAAAAAAGATTATCAATCTACAGTATTGCTCTAGAGTGAAGGTCTGGGTGCCTGGCAACTTACGAGCTATGAAAGGTTGTGTATGGAAATAATCAAATAAGGATACATAGATATCAACAAAATTCGCAATAGGAAAATCTTCAATAAGGTAGATATTATAACTTACGGTGCCATCCAGCGGTAGGTTCCTGTCTCTGGTGTCATCCCTTCAGTTTTCACCTCAATACGAGCAACTCCAAAGTCGGCAATCTTAATGGATTTGTCTGCTGCAATCAGAAGGTTATCTGACTTTAGGTCTCTGTGAATAAATCCCAATGCATGAACATAAGCCATTCCCCGAGCTACATCCAGCGCCTGTTTCACAGCCAACCTCAAAGGCACTGACTTGTTCTGCCTTCTCGCCAGGAACTGCCGGACTGAGCCGCCCTTGGCATACTCTGTAATAATGCACCACACAATCGATTTCCTACATGCTCCTATGAACCTTACAATATTTGGGTGACTCAGCCTTGACAACATCATAACTtcttgcacaaattgctgctcCATCAAATGGGCTCTTTCCGGGTCATTCTCAGGCTTCTCCAGCAGCTTAATGGCAACATCTTCTCCATTGTACGTTCCCCGGTACAGCTTCCCAAAGGCTCCTTGAGCAAAAGGATCCCCCATGTCCAACCTCCCCAGATCAATGGTCCACTGCTCATAGTTGTTGAGTATCTCTGTAGGATGATTCGGGTCCATCAAGACACGAGCCAACGCATCCTCATTCAGCGTGTGCGCAGCCACGCGGTTGGGGCGGAAGACACTATTGCCGACTGAGTAGCTCACCGTCGGGGCATCACGGAGGCCTGGGTGCTTCAGTATGACCGTGCGGGACTCATTCGAGCCCACACTGCTGTTGTCCACAGACATGGCGACAGAACCGCCAGCGCAGTTGGCCAGGTTGAAGCCGTCGGCGCTGTCCACAGACATGTGGGAGCCCTCCCCAAACTTTTGGTAATAAGGCATGTTGTAGAAGCCATTGATCTCATTGTCCTGCATCCCCTTgcctcctctgccgccgccaaTCATACCATGAAACCTCGCCCCCTCAGCCATGCCCAAGGATCAAACCCTAATAGTAGAGGCTGtagagctgcagctgctgcagaTTGCCCATACTCACGCGACAAacgccctcccctgctccctcacCAGCTCTGCAACAAGAGGAAATTAGTGAGATGAGCTGGCAGACAccaaaacagcaagaaattcTAGCTTAAAACAGCAGCACAGCATAGGGCAAGGCTGTACGCATGTACACCCGGTAATTTTTGCAAACAACATCGCCGTTAGTAGGTGATGTATCGTAGCTGGGTCAGATCCGAATACGAATAGCttgcgctagggtttggggtgctccgttTCACACAGCAGGAAGGGAAGCGAAGGCGCGGGCGTACCTGGCGGATggatgctcgtcgccggcaaagggcCGGGCGAAGACGAGGcgaatggcgccgccgctcgcccggtCGTCGCCGACAGGTGAGGAAGACCAAGGGAGGAGactgagagagaagggaaagggaGGGGGGTGGGTGGGCGGAAGAAACACAGATGACCCTGAACTGAACGCCCAGCACAGCAGGGAGCTAGCCGCGACGCGCTCAGGCTTCTCGGTGGCAGCCAATTGCTGGTTCTCTTGGCCGTTATTTCTTCTCTCTTGTTCTTCAATATAATGGCCAAATCTTCATCCCTTTAATTTAAAAAACTAAACCCATTCTGAGGTTTCTAGACTGCATTGAAAAGATAAGATGTTAGGAAGAGTGTTGGATATTATAGCCAATTGATTAATATCGACTTTACATCCGCGATTTCAACCTACAAAATTAGAGAACAATAACTTTGTGGTTGTAGCACTGCTTGTATTTCTAGTAAGCGTAAATTAGTATGGTTGAGCAGAGAAGGTTCAAATGGAGAATAAAATTTTATATCTCTTTATCCCTTTAATCTCTTCTCTTGGTGCTCCGTTTGGGAAACGAAGAGAAGACTAGACTTAAGACCGAGATAGGGAATGATGAAGGTGAAGGTAGGAAAGATGTAAAGAGAAGATAATaaattgaaaaatatataaaagccATCGTGAACGTTTTTCAAATCTATTGCAGACTCTACTCTATTCTTTAATCTCTAAGTATCCTCGATTCCAGAAGGcaatatcttaattatttttttccaaCTACAAAGATTAAAAAGGAATCTATAAAGATTTATCTAGTACATAGAAAACGATTAAGGTGCATTAACCATTAGAGAAGGGGATTTTTACTCTCACATAACCAAAAGAGCCTGTAATTTTTACGAAAACTAAGCAAATACTATTTTCTCCCTAAACCATAAAGCCAAGTAAGATCGTTTTTGCGATGTAGACGACTCTTGAAATTAGGACGACGACTATCTCAACTGTGAAGCTATTTGCCTATTTCCATTCCACCATGCCCATGTGTTTCACAGTCCGGCCGTGATCAGACAAGAGGAAGAGCCGCGCCTGCCGTCCCTTTCCCTGGCGCTGTTCATAGTCAAGCCGGGGGGCAGTCGGCTCGGCCAGCCAGTCAACGAAAGCGCTCGGTTGGCACGTTCACAAGATCCCAAGCCAGTCGCCGTCCGGGGAGGCGGTCGTCTGACACCGTCCGGGAGCCGTCGcatcgcagcagcagcagcagcagcacgttGTTTGCTGCTAGGGGCAGAAATGGAAAAACTGGACGCCGCGGCGCGCGACCGCGACCCGGCGCCGTCGTGgacacgcacgcacgcgcgaCGACTTGCTTGCTGGTGCCCCCCGGCCCAAACGCCCAACAGGCCCAAGATGGCAACAGATGGGCTGAGCTGGCCCATGCGGAGGGCCGAAACCGAGCCGGGCCCACGGCCTAGGGAACTGTCCCTAGCTGGGAAcgtgccggccggcggccactGCCCGGAAATCCTGGGCACGTCTATTCATCGCGCGCTCCTGCGCGTCGATGTGTCGCAGAAGTGGCAGAACAGTCGCTTCTGttggtgaggagtcgagaatTGAGTACTATACTAACGCGCCAGGAATTGGCGCGCGCTCATGCGTCGCGGCACCACGTGGGCCGGGGGTACTGTtcattatttaaaaataataaaatgactGTTCATGCGGGGCCGggtactgttcataataaaaaataataaaaagttaCTATTCATGTGGGCCCCCGggtactgttcataataaaaaaatataattcgaaattaaaaataaaaaaattaaaaagtggCCCCATGTGTTTAAATGTTtagttttttatgaaaaaaaattatatactacatttacctctattatatattggattttattttcactttgtgaactcgcaaaatataattgaatcataCATTCATTTCTAACCCTATcattttttctaccaaaattaataattagtgtAAGCTAATCCATCAATTATATCTACTAACATACACAAAATAAATTCTTCTATGTACTATTTATACAAGGCCCATGTGGGCCCTGTGTGTTATTTAGGTGTTACCCACATAATATTCAATTGGAatccacccacaaaatatatttaattatttatttacatgaAAACAATAACCATATTTCATACACTACGTCTACACGTGCTAGCCCCTACTACTTATTGGATTTTAATTCCACTTCAtaaactcgcaaaatataattatatGACAATCTATCAACTATATCTATCACACTTCATTCAATACATCAACACGTTGCCAAAATATATCAACACGATATTGCTTTAACTGTAATATacgataatatatttttattattattttacatcaaatcttttgctaTAGGCGCGCAAAGCGCGCCAATCTGCCTAGTTTATTTTACAGCGCT
This window of the Panicum virgatum strain AP13 chromosome 1K, P.virgatum_v5, whole genome shotgun sequence genome carries:
- the LOC120667272 gene encoding serine/threonine-protein kinase STY13-like, translating into MAEGARFHGMIGGGRGGKGMQDNEINGFYNMPYYQKFGEGSHMSVDSADGFNLANCAGGSVAMSVDNSSVGSNESRTVILKHPGLRDAPTVSYSVGNSVFRPNRVAAHTLNEDALARVLMDPNHPTEILNNYEQWTIDLGRLDMGDPFAQGAFGKLYRGTYNGEDVAIKLLEKPENDPERAHLMEQQFVQEVMMLSRLSHPNIVRFIGACRKSIVWCIITEYAKGGSVRQFLARRQNKSVPLRLAVKQALDVARGMAYVHALGFIHRDLKSDNLLIAADKSIKIADFGVARIEVKTEGMTPETGTYRWMAPEMIQHRPYDHKVDVYSFGIVLWELITGMLPFTNMTAVQAAFAVVNKGARPVIPQDCLPSLTHIMTRCWDANPEVRPPFTEIVCMLESAEMEIVSNVRKARFRCCMSQPMTTD
- the LOC120667189 gene encoding squamosa promoter-binding-like protein 4: MEWTAPKPAASPSSPPLLWDWGNHAAAGSGCSGDAPARRGGKEREAKRTKGEEGGGAEVRCQVEGCGLELGTAKDYHRKHRVCEAHTKCPRVVVAGQERRFCQQCSRFHALSEFDQKKRSCRRRLSDHNARRRKPQPDAYAFASARLPSSLFDDRRQISFVWNRAPLSHVRPFTSPCDSSSDFKLSHAKEISELSTKVGTITGQVHFDKSHLSNAIPTLSHGKDELLPMKGPDTSITASKFDGAPDLQRALSLLSAGSCGFPDPVPQASCLIQFTGASENSGDLHLSHGGNSGPASCADEQHVAPQPQLVRFTMDTSSNVYEPTFFGVNQIN